A region of Ochotona princeps isolate mOchPri1 chromosome 9, mOchPri1.hap1, whole genome shotgun sequence DNA encodes the following proteins:
- the PKIA gene encoding cAMP-dependent protein kinase inhibitor alpha isoform X1: MTQCHYKNHFNSFIGPTSFRTYIDVEPFDFFNLGASLLCGYLLAMTDVETTYADFIASGRTGRRNAIHDILVSSASGNSNELALKLAGLDINKTEGEEDAQGNSAEQSGETQGEAAKPES, translated from the exons ATGACTCAATGTCactataaaaatcattttaacagCTTCATAGGCCCAACTTCTTTTAGGACATACATCGATGTGGAACCCTTTGATTTCTTTAATTTAGGAGCG tCCCTGCTATGTGGATATTTGTTAGCAATGACTGATGTGGAAActacatatgcagatttcattgcTTCAGGAAGAACAGGTAGAAGAAATGCAATTCATGACATCCTGGTTTCTTCTGCAAGCGGCAACAGCAATGAATTAGCCTTGAAATTAGCAGGTCTTGATATCAACAAGACAG AAGGTGAAGAAGATGCACAAGGAAATTCAGCAGAACAAAGTGGGGAAACCCAAGGTGAAGCAGCAAAACCTGAAAGCTAA
- the PKIA gene encoding cAMP-dependent protein kinase inhibitor alpha isoform X2 — translation MTDVETTYADFIASGRTGRRNAIHDILVSSASGNSNELALKLAGLDINKTEGEEDAQGNSAEQSGETQGEAAKPES, via the exons ATGACTGATGTGGAAActacatatgcagatttcattgcTTCAGGAAGAACAGGTAGAAGAAATGCAATTCATGACATCCTGGTTTCTTCTGCAAGCGGCAACAGCAATGAATTAGCCTTGAAATTAGCAGGTCTTGATATCAACAAGACAG AAGGTGAAGAAGATGCACAAGGAAATTCAGCAGAACAAAGTGGGGAAACCCAAGGTGAAGCAGCAAAACCTGAAAGCTAA